A window of Nicotiana sylvestris chromosome 8, ASM39365v2, whole genome shotgun sequence genomic DNA:
ATGCACGTTTTGACGAAAAGTGTAAGGCAAAGGGATACTTTAAAGCATGTTTAACATTTGAAGTTGTCTTCATGTTGCATTTTATGCGCACTATTTTAGCAATCACAAATGAGCTTAATGTTGCCTTCCAAAAGAAGGAGCAAGATATTGCAAATGTTATGATACTTGTTAGAGTGGCAAAAGATCAGTTGCAACGTCTAAGAGAGGATGGTTGGGCTTCACTTATTGATGAGGTATCTAAGTTTTGCATCAAATATGACATATTGATACCTAACTTTGATGAGCCTTATGTTATCCTTGGAAGATCACGTCATAGAGTTGCAGAGTACAATAATTTACATCACTACCATGTTGTAGCATTCTGTAAAACTATTGATTGGCAATTTCAAGAACTCAATAACCGCTTTGATGAGGTGACAACTGAATTGCTTCTTGGAGTTGCTTGCTTGAACCCAGTTAACTCCTTTTCAAGCTTTGACATTGAAAAGATATTGAGATTAGCTAAGCTATATCCTGATGATTTTGATAAATACTCTATAGTTGACCTTCGTTTTCAGCTTGAGAATTACATTGTCGATGTCAGAGATCATGATAAAAGGTTTTCCGCTCTTAAGGGACTTGGTGATCTTTCTAAGAAACTAGTAGAAACAAAGAAGCATGGGACTTATCCTCTTGTGTTCCGGCTAGTGAAATTTGCTTTACTTTTGCTAGTTGCTACAGCTACGGTTGAAAGAGCTTTCTCAGCAATGAAGTTGATTAAGTCTGACTTACGAAATCGAATGGATGATGAGCTTTTGAGTGGTTGTTTAGTGCCTTATATAGAAAAAAAGTATTTAGTAATATTTCTAATGAGGCTATTGTGGATACATTTCAAAACATGAAAACTTGCCGAGGAGAATTGTAGTAGTGTACTTGAATTGTGTTTCGTTAATAATTTAAGTTGTCTTTTTataatatgatatatatatatatatatatatatatatatatatatatattacaatattttatttaattgttcACTCTTTTAAATAGTGACACCGCTTATATAAAACTGGAGGACATGATACATTGAACACATAGGGAGCATTTCCTGCGACTATGGAGAGATTATAGGTAGCAATACGAAGCTTTCTTAGTATGTACAGTCTTACATCGTATACCTCATACAATTATTGTTGGGATGattaataatatattttttttttcgcCCAAAATAAAAACATTGAATCATGCTTCGGAATGCATTTAGTATTTAACTCAAAACCTGATTACTTTTACATTACCAAAGCTTATACATAGTCAAGTGGTGATAATCTTTTACAAAACAAGTGTGAGTTCAATTTTCATGACAACACTTTGGGGGCAACCCGACCCTGTTTGATCCGGGTCTGGACAAGCTCAAACTCCGAGATCCGACAAGGAATAGTAATCCCACCCGGGTGAATAAACCCATACTCATCTTCAACCTCCCTCAACAATCTACTAAACAAAGGATGATTAAAATATATTACAGGAACCATAACTCTTTTAAAATCTCCATCTTTTTGTCCCACATAAACTGCCATGTGACCTTTTGGCACAACCATAGATTTCTCTCCAACTGGTTCTTGCCCGATTTGTATGTAACCTCGACTCGAACCCGACCCGGACCCGGAGCAGTGAATTTTTGAGCAAATAGCCTTGGCTTTGATCTTGAGACTTTTTGTCCAGTTTAAGAATTTTGAAAGGGGTTTTGGAAGTAGGTTATCTTTTTGGTACTTCGCCGGCGATATCCTTCGCCGGAATGTACGCCGGAGAAGTGCGGTGACCCGATGTTTGAGAACAAAACCTTGGATCTTGCCCATGTGTTAAGTTATATATATCACTACAAGAAAAATAGCTTCTAGGGACGGAACAAAAAAGTAGTGCTGGTCCCTAACCGTTAATAACCACTAGCAAAATCCAACAGTCACGTGTCGTTACTACAATTTTTGCTATTTTAGGTACCATATACTATACTAGGAAACAAGGGAAGAGCTCAAAAAGCAAGAAAATATACAAATGAAATAATGTGTTATTGTGTGTGTTGAAGAAAAAGGATATGGACGTAACTAGCAGGAATATGTGGTAATGCAATAGTCCGAGAGAGAAGTGGCCAGTGGGTTTATCGAACATTGCTATTAGAAGATGCTTGTTTCATTCAAATACATATAATGgaaattattttaaaaaggagGATAAAGCAAGAGCTTGCTTAAAAGAGTCAAATCAGAGAAAAACGTGGGAGTGGAcgggaggaggaggagaagaaagTGGACTAATAGTAAAAGAGAAATAAAGAAGTATAattcaaagaagaagaaaacagtaTGTATTCCTTGAGAAGTAGGAGTACTTGTTTGACTTTATCTACGAATTTGGAGATCCAAAATTTTGGAGAACTTCGTGATATCTTTTTTTAGTCAATGTGGGGGTGTTTAATATAATTCAGAAGTCGAGTATTTTTTTTTCCGTAAGAAAAAAGATATAagattttttctcctttttgtgGTTTGATACTACTAGTCAAAGATTGAGGGCTAATTAATAAACATATCAGAAAAATACATGTGAATGAATAAATAAATTGCACATAACAGAAAGAGAACAATTGTTTAATGGAAAAAACAAGGAGAGGGTACATAATGTAATTTGGTAGGTATGGGATTGAGACGGCTTTGGCAATTGGAAGTTTCAACTTTCCTCTTACATGAGTCAAACATGCTAAAGGCAAAAGGCCGCATCCATGAGAAAAATAAAGGTACagtttttatctttttatttcatatttttgcttTAGTTCCCCCCTGCAATCTCAATCATCCAAGAATTATTTACTTTTTTAGTTATATTGTATGTGCCACTCTATTGTTGTTCAATTTTAAAAAATTACACATTCATATATTTAGAAACGATTTCACTTTAAATTTTTCATATTAACTTTATGTTATAATTTTATAACTACAAAAATGACATCAATTATTTAAAGCCAAAAGTTTTAAAGTATTACGTTCTTTCTCAAACTTTGTGTTCAATCAAtaaatttgaataaaataaaatagaggaATTACTTATTTTCATAGTATCATTATGAATCCCAGAATTGCGTAAATTAAGATTTTTATGATATTGAATGACACTGTCATGCTCAGTATAATATGATTAATGCAGTGGGTTGTACAATAAAAAATAATCACGTTTTATTTGTTGATTATGCATCCAAAATTTAATTCACTCCAACAAGAGGGATGCTCAGATGGTCAGCATACTCCACCTATAACTTCAGGAGTGTGGGTTCAAGTCACCAAAGGAGCATAGCTATTTCCAACAAAAggatcaaaaaagaaagaaaaaactccTAGAGGTTTATTTACTGATGATGTCAAAAGATAATTACTATGCCTAATTATTAACATCGTATAAATATTATTTACGCCATTATTGCATAAAACTTAAACACATATAATTCAAGATATAAGAGCATTATAATTTCACGGCTCGGAGTTTTGCAATAATGCTCCTTTTTTTTATTCAGATAAACTTAATGCATGCTAAAGTCAGAAATTCTCCTTCCTCTAGAAGcaaaaaaagaaaatgtaaaATGCAGCAAAATAAGTTATAACAGTTCCGCTCATTTGTGAGGAGGCTTTGTTTTTGGTGGTAAGTAATCCAAATGGAACTCGTTCGGTTGATCCTCCATATTCTGATCCTGAATTTTGCAAGATACAAAAACATGACCAAAATCATTATTGTGATTCTCTTGTTGTTTTATACTATTTCTTTTGTCAAGAGCACTGTCAGCTTCATCTTTCTGATTTC
This region includes:
- the LOC104216675 gene encoding uncharacterized protein, whose protein sequence is METVKCIIEDLNNDHFSILIDESRDVSCKEQMAIILQYVDRRGNVIERFIGIVHVRETTALSLKNGIVGLLAQHSLSPSFIRGQCYDGASNMQGDINRLKILMQKESKVVHSIHYFAHQLQLILVAVSKRCDEVQELLLVVSDILNMVGSSFKRRDELRESQAEEIEEALRKGELETGRGLNQELGLARAGDTLWGSHYKSFNNFILMFGPIIDVLDAIAINARFDEKCKAKGYFKACLTFEVVFMLHFMRTILAITNELNVAFQKKEQDIANVMILVRVAKDQLQRLREDGWASLIDEVSKFCIKYDILIPNFDEPYVILGRSRHRVAEYNNLHHYHVVAFCKTIDWQFQELNNRFDEVTTELLLGVACLNPVNSFSSFDIEKILRLAKLYPDDFDKYSIVDLRFQLENYIVDVRDHDKRFSALKGLGDLSKKLVETKKHGTYPLVFRLVKFALLLLVATATVERAFSAMKLIKSDLRNRMDDELLSGCLVPYIEKKYLVIFLMRLLWIHFKT